The following DNA comes from Papaver somniferum cultivar HN1 chromosome 4, ASM357369v1, whole genome shotgun sequence.
GTTTGTTATTATTGTTAACATTCACACCATTGAGAATTCATGCATCAGAAACGAAAGATGATCTAGTGGAGCTGACTCTGGTTCAAAATGCTACAACTCTAGGAGCTGGTAAGTCACATTCTACCTTTTTCGATcgaaattcattttatttttgttttgaataaatGTTTATTTAGTTTTGGTGATTTATTTGTAGTTTGTTTGGATGGGAGTCCACCTGGTTATCATCTAGACAGAGGATACGGTTCCGGAGCAAATAACTGGCTTTTAGTCTTTGAGGTACAAACAATTACTccgttcctttttcttcttctttttgtttttttcttcttctttttatattACACAGAAAGGTTTGAGACCACCGGATTTTACGTAGCGAATAAACAAGTCAGGTGGCTGAGGCCACCGgattaatattatatatattcaCACATTTTTTAAGAAACGGCGTACTCTGTCATCGACTAAGAAGAGACTGTTGTTGCAAGTAAGAACCATTACCACTGTTATCCGTCTTTTTCTGACAAAACTTGAAACTCATCGGTACCAAAATATTTATAGATAAACAAATCTAAACAATTATCATGGGTAGGTTAAGTAAAAAACAGGGGATCCCATTTAAGGGTTGGCGGTATGTACAAGCTTTTAAGGAAGTTTATTTTCACGATTTAACAATTTGTTTTGGAAAAATACAAGTGAGATATATGGGCCGGCCCTGGGGAAAAACAAGGGATTCCATTTAAGGGTTTTAAGGGTTGGATACCTGTATACGCTTTTAAAGTTGGTTTATTTTCATGGTTTAACAATTTCTTTTGGGAAATGCAAGTGGAGATATATGGGTTCCTGGGGAAACCAGGGGATTCCATTTAAGGATTAGGTGTGTGTATAGGCTTTTAAGGTAGTTTATTTTCAGGGTATAACAATTTCTTTTTGAAAATGCAAGTGGAGATATATGGGTCCGGCCTTTGCGGGAAAACAGGGGATCCCATTTAAGGATCGGAtgtgtgtatactttttttttatgtagtttattttattttcaaggtTTAACAATTTTTGTTTGTATATTCAAGTGGAGATAGTCACAGTCACGGAACAAAATGAGAAAAGGATTTGGAAAAATAAGTGGGAAGAATTTAGTCTCATGACCACCACCATTATCATCATCCAAAAGCAAAAGCAACAACTTCACGTAATCGCCGACCTGACCGTTTTCGATCTTGACCGCATACCTAAATGGTGAACGCTCTCATATAATCGAAAGATAatgatcaaataataataattactacACTCTCATATAATCCGCAATGAATCAAAAGATAATGATCATACTAATAATTGCATACTATTGTTCCTTCATATCGAAGTTTGATAGATTATTGGTACATTATGTGCTCTCTTTTCTTTTCAAGTTGCTAACTGGTTGTTGTCTTTCGGAAATTTATAGGGAGGCGGTTGGTGTCATACTACTGCGGAATGTGTGAAAAGAGCAAAAGAGAAAAGAGGGTCGAGTACTCATATGGAAAAATGGAAGCATTTCTATGGCATCATGAGCAAGAACGCATCCTTGAATCCTGGTACATATAAGCACAATCTCTTACACACTATTGCCACCCGTCCTACGCAAGACTTGTGTCGGtgtttttcctttctcttttttggcaacaacaatgatgctgcaTAAATTGCCATAACTATTAATATACTATATAAGCTTGCAGCTGGCATAGGCAACAATCGAAAATATATACTCAcatcaatacatatatataccCGAACACCATTAAGGCATTAACTAAGTTggtaaacaaaacaaaagaacaaagttTTAGTAGGGTTGTCTCAGCTTGGTCTTTTCACAGTTCTTCTGCATTTTTATGCATGGTTCAGTTCACTGGTGGTTTACCATTTAACTTTGGCAATTACCGTAAAAAACCATCAACCAAGTTAGCTGACACATGTtacaatttctcaattcaaactACGCATGATTATTATACTTTTACTTCTACAATTACAGTAAAAACTATCAACTGAGTTATCTAACATATGTTTCAGATTTTTATAATTGGAATCGAATTAAGATTAGATATTGCGATGGAGGCTCATTTTCCGGGGACTCTATGTATCAAAATGAAGTAAGTCGTCTTACATTTTATTTTATGGGTGTTAAGCATTGCCTTCCAAAGAGCATTTTTTACCATTTGGTGCCCATCATATTCTGAGACTTTGTTAttgaaatttgaagaaacaaAAAGGTCAAGTCAGAAATCTTTGACTAGTTTTTCGTACAAGAGATTAGATTTACTGATGGGTGGGATTTTTAATTACTTACTGGAAACAGACAGTAAAGCTATACTTTAGGGGCCAGAGGATTTGGAAGGCAATCATTGATGATCTTCTTCCCAAGGGTTTGAATGTTACAGAAAAGGTGAGTGGTTGCTAAACTTTTTGTTCTTTTTCCAGAATTTTGTTTTTCAccttttaactagtttcattttatttttgcatAAGCGGGTGATTTAAAATTGGGAAACAATTTGTTTATATTTGCATTGGGGAATACCAGCATTTCATTTTGAGAAACAAGTAGAACCAACATTTGAATTCAGTAAGATTGAACTCACATTACAGAACTTACAGTTTTCGGCGAAATGTAGAAGATTAAAACCTTTTGGCTTAATGCATTAGAGATGATTAAGATAAGAATGATGATTTGCTTGTATTATAGCTCTAAGGACCCTTTAAATGATATAGAAGTATACAGCATATGAAATCTTCAGTCGCATGTACATCTTGTAAGTTTGTTGGTAGTTTGAGATTAGGAACATACTCTTTGGATCCTTGACCCTTGAGTGCATATTCTTATTTGTGGTCTCACATTGTACATATTGTTAACCGgagttcaaggatcaatttctGGAATATTTACAAATTTTTGCTTTCCAGGCCCTGCTCTCAGGTTGTTCTGCTGGTGGTCTCGCAACTTTCTTGCACTGTGATAACTTCACTAGCTATTTACCCAAGACTGCCACTGTAAAATGCATGAGTGACGCTGGGGTTTTCCTTGATATGTAAGTGATTGTCCAACCCTTACCATGCACACACGCGAAACCAAATGTTGTATGACCTGTTTTAGTCTAATAGTTCTATGGTCTATcgtccctttttttttcttccagaaaagACATTAGTTTGAATTACACAGCAAGGCATTATTTCGAAAAAGTTGTTGCTCTACAGGTTAGTCTTAATTCACTGTCTCTTGCTCAACAAGGCTCGAATCCATTGTATTATGAGAATATTCAACTTTTGGATACGAAAACTGAGAAGTAAATTTACAGGGTGCACAACAATTTCTGAATGAAAACTGTACTAGTTCACTTCATGACTATCCATATCAGGTATAAGTCCACTAAACTGAATATAGTTTGTCGTACGAATAAAGGTTTCGCGTTGTTTATGGTGCGTGGGTCTCATATGTCATTTCTCTCTTACAGTGCTTCTTTCCACAATATGCTTTGCCTTACGTTAAAGCACCATACTTCATCTTAAATTCGGCTTATGATACTTACCAAGTAAGAATGTTAAACTTCAAATGAATCCTGCTTTGTATTCTTTCTGAAAAAATTGATCAAACTCTTATTTTAGATTGGTCATCATCTCGTTCCACCTTCCACTGATCCGAGCAAAGATTGGGAGCAATGTAAAAACAAGACTAAAACGTGTGATGAAGATCAGCTTAAAACATTACAAGGTTGTTCTAACCACGGATATCTTTCTGTTATCTTGACTGTATTCTCCTTTAGATTCTCTGTTCACTGTTCTGATTGAGGCTCTCAATATCCAACTTACAGGTTTTAGATATGAAATGATTAACGCTTTGTCAGACTTTAACGATTTCTCCGAAACGGGAGGGATGTTCATAAATTCATGTTTCGCTCACTGTCAAGCTGAGTCCGACGGAACATGGTTTGCTCCGGATTCCCCAAGAATTCACGATAAGGTATGTATATAAGATTTAATTTTGTACGTAGGATCGTTGAACTTCGTGATAATCGCCcaataaaaatgcaaaattaatccaGGAGAAATGTCTTATAGCGCTAATCCGTATTAATACCTTGTGGAAGTATCCGTTGGTTTATCCTTCTTCACCTCTTAAATTCTGAATAGTAAGACCACTTGTTAACATTTTGGAtataaaacaaatattttgaaaaacttaaaaaccCGTAATAGATTCCAAAACTTGATAATGAGTTTAtttaagtaaattttctttatgcATTTTATAAGAAATAATGATAAATTATGTTGCATTTACTTAATCATGATCGTTATTTTTATGTCTAGTAGATGCCGTCAAAATTGACATTCAAATTAGAGAAACAAAGAGAAATGACAATAGACACTCATTAAGACGTACAATGATTCAGATAGTATGATCAAATAAAGATCATGTCCTtcaatatttttttaaatatgtgaactCAAATCATCCGTGGGTAATTGTTGTTTTGATGTATTTAagtaaaataatattataagcaCTTGATTATATAATGATTACGGCTCAAAAATTGTTTGAAAACAGTGTGGTGATTGCCAAACAACTTAACAATAATGTCATTATCGAAATAATCCGATTATTGCTAAACCTTACCTCCCGATTTGACGAATTCGTGCTTACAATAACATTATGATTATTGCTAAAACGAAACACCCTAATACCACTGTGGTGGCTGCTAAAGAGTCCCAACACAAAAGTACTTAAGCACAATGATCCCATACACAATTTATATAATCAAcatttgagaagaaaaatcatTTCATAATGCACACACACGCATACCATATGATAACGCGCATACAACTTTAGTAGTGTCAAAAAAATGGTTTCGATTGTAAAGAATACGTGATAAAATCCTATATCATAATGCAAATAAAATATTTCCGATCAAAAAAATCTATAATAAAATCTCTTAATAAAAATGTGGTATATATTATTCATCAGTCATTTTGATAAAGCGGAATCATATTTGCATAAATGGATTGCCTGTATTCGGGTAAAACCACTTTATAATTTCTTAGCATCATCGAATAAATtcgttttaaattttaattattaAATTGATATTATGATGACCTAATGCAATAAGCAGTAACATAACGTTAAACCGAGAAAAACATTAAGCGGATCAATTCTACGACCACGGTTAGAGTCAAAGACTAAACATAGTGGTCAAGGTCCACGTTATCAGGTTGTTTTAAACAGTTAGGCCGATTTCAATTTTCTAAAAAAGATTGTTTAGCTATATACAACGTTATCCATCTTCAGCTATGCTCATTTAAGCACCTTTTGCAAAACGTACATATTTAGTAGCACATTTTGCTTATGCCTCGTATGAACTTTAAATTCTTTTACCAGTTTAATGAAATTTGCTTAGCGTTATTGATACAGTTGATTTccggatatatatatataaaactaacGATGAGATACTAATTTTTAACAGACGATAGCAGAGTCAGTTGGTGATTGGTATTTTGAGAGAACACCATCAAAGTTGCTTGACAAACCATATCCTTTAGGTAGTAGGTGCCGCAACATTACAGGTACAACACCATCCAACTATTCCTACTAAATTTTGCATCATCTAAGTATTTTTCGTGCGGGATTTTGATAATTGCGTTTATTTATGCTAGATTAAAGGGTACTGATATACTGACAAAGACCTCTGATGAAGTTGATTCTCGTTTCTTCGGGTGTGAATTCATTAGTCTCGATATCAGTATTTTCATTAATTAATGaatataaagaaattttttttgggGCGAAGTTTAGTTCAACACATTAAGATTTCTTCTCACATGCCAAAAGAAAGTAAATGTAAAACGGTTGAGGTGGATTACTCGACAGCAACAGTCATCATCATTCATGCATCAATGTTTTGTTTatacaaaatatttttttcttcttacaaaGTTACATTGTCTTCTTTGATGCCATTATTATATAATATCCGCACTGCTTTGAAGTTTCGGCGCTTGTTGCTTGTTACTTACTCACCGTCAGCCTATGTATAATACGCGCTACTCTTTAAACTATTAATACCTAACAATATGATTGCTTTTATAAATGCACTATTGTGGGATTATTTTCCTCTTGTTTGCAGTCGGTTCAAGTCTGGTAAAGGATTGTGGATTCATGAACTATAACGCTGATACAAACGATGCTCGTTTACGATCATTTTAAGGTTGTATAAGAGCCATAAATTATTCTATATCGTAAATCCTTGCGACACAATATAGGAAGCGTACAAGTCAATTACCAGTTTCACCGGTAATAACTCGGTATTCTATTGTCTTGGCTTTGGTTTCATCTTTCTAATTTTTTAGTATCTATGGAAAATTggatttattttttaaatcatTAGGTAGAACTAGAGATTGAAAGAAGCTTCTAACTTTAAAACCCCGTGAGACGGCCAAAACCCCATCCATCCTATTAGAGTAGAATTTAAATAGAAAGTTATGATAAAATCATATCCCAGTGATCCCACAGTTCCCTCTAAGAGTTGATCAAGGTTTCCTGACATCCTGATATCAAGAATGAGGCTAAGTGATATTCAAAGTACACTGTAGTTCTTGattacctacatccacgggatgaAAATTGCACAAACTCTCAAGGTTTTGCTAATACAATCTCTCCTTCAGTCTACCTATCTTCTATGTTACTTAGCACTTTCCTTCTCTCTTAGCTGGCTAGAATTATAGACGATATGTTCATACAACAAGGTTACATCGTTTGGAAAACGTATCTAATTGATGAGTCTAATATCAGGTGGTATGATATGGTCTTCTTGATGTAGCTTTCCCGATATTGTCTAGCTACTCGCCTGGTGTCCCAAGATAAGGGTTATTCCATCATTCACGAACTGATCTTTGAGCGTCTAATAAGTCTTCGTACATCTTCTTTTTATAGAGAAACTTAGGCCAATGAGGACTTAATTCACATACAAAAGATTAGTAGGACTGCTATTAGCAATCCTACTCACATTGTTCTTACAAGAAATAACCATATGTTCTTAAAAGTTTCTAGATTCTAAGATCTATGGATGACCTTAAGGATAATTAAAACGAAATTAACTGGGTTGATTCTGGTAATATTGTTTTCGTCTTCGTTGTTCATAACTTCATGAAAGTTCATATGAAATCTCCCTTTGACAACATTATGATATAGTAACTTGAAACAGATCAATATTTCCATGGATTCAGCTTGTATTTCCACATTGGTATGCTGCATTTTTTTTGCCCATTTGAGTGATAAGTCTGCTCCTCCTGTTTCTCCCCCAATTCCAGAGTAGCCTGGGTGACCTCTTTTTCTAATGGGATTTCCTGCAAAATCTGTAGAAGTTAGCGCAGTATAATAGATTAGAGTGTCAGGGTCTTGGATGGTGCAAATTCTGATGATTATGTCAAAGTCTCCTCCATTGTAATGATCCAAGTTGTATGGAGCAATGGAATAATCATCAGATAAATTTTGTTCCTCATAGTTTAGAGAGAAAGTATTCATAATATGGGTTGTGAGCTTATGTATTATGTTATGATTGCATAGATGCTGCCTAATACTATTTGTTGTTTGTCTGCCATTTGGCTGGATGCATCTGAAACCAGATCACACCTGGCCTTCCAGATGAACCAACAAATAGTAGCATAAAGGCTGCAGTTGTTATTAGCATCTCCAGGTAAGTACCAGGAGTTCAACCAATCTATGAAGGTTGTTGTGTTATCAAAAAGAGCATGATTAGTGCCAATAGTTTCCTGCCAGACAGAGGTTGCAGCAGGGAAATTTAGGAACAAATGTGTCATTGTTTCCTCCCCACTTTTGCATATTTAGAAAATAAGATTAATGTAATGCAGTATGCTAGCTATTTTTGCATTGGTGGGAAGGATTTCATGAGCATTTTTCCAAATAAAGATGTTTTTTTACTGGGGCAATATCCATATTCCAGATAGCTCCGCAGTTTCTTGTGAAAATATCATTTCTGTAGAGGTTTTCCATATTGGCCTTGAATAAGGTTTTGACATAGAATTTTCCTGCGTCATTTAGATTCCATTGAATCTTTTCTTCCTCCTGTAGATGAGTGACCAGAGCAAGAATGGCCTGAGCAATAAGGTGATTGAAATAATTTTGGACCATTGTGTTATCCCAATGACCTTTTTGTAAAAGGATATTAGAAACTGTCTCAATTAAGTGTGGGAAGTTAGCAGGTTTGATAAGTTGTGCAGAGATACTTGGAATCCAGATATCCTCCCAAATTCTGATCTTCCTCCCATTGCCAATCCTCCAAGTACAATGATGTTGAATGTTGTTAATGCCTTCTAAGATGCATTTTCATCTCCAAGAATCTCAATCTTTTGGCTTGATGTCCATATTGAGTACATTCCTTCCAAGTAGATACTTAACATCCATTAGTTGAAACCATAGAATCTTTATCCTTTTCCAACCTCGAACCAATTTTAGTGATCATAGAGCTGTTAAATAATTCCATATTCATGAAACCTAACCCTCCTAGATCTTTAGGCTTGCAGACTGCAGTCAGGCCTTTAGATAGTAACCTTTTGGGTTTTCTAAGCTTGTTCCCCAGAAGAAGTCTCTTTGAAGTTTATTAAGATCTTGGCTAGTTTGCTTTGGTAGCCTGAAACAGTTCATCTGATATATACTAGAAGTatatgtgacatatttgatgagAACTTCTCTCCCAGCTGGATTTAGGGGAACATTTTTCCAGCTAGAGAATCTTATCTTTAGTTTGTCAACACCCGGCTTGAAAGAATTTATTTTGCTTCTATGAGTGAAAAGAGGAGAGCCTAGGTACTTTTCATCCTGCTGGAGCACTTGTACTCCCATAACATTGCTGATGTTAGGAATAAGATCAGGGTTGGTGTTTTTTACTGAAGAAGACTCCTGatttgttgaagttgactagCTGACCCAAGGTTTTCCAAATATATTTAGAATGTCCATAATATTTTGGTCTTCAATCTTATTAGCTTTGCAGAAGACCATGTAGTCATCAGCAAAGAGAATATGGTTGATAAAAGGTGCATTCTTGCAGATTTTTAATCcagctgtttgtgggtgaaaacggtttttgctgattttggtaatttcgggtgtgtgggtgagaaacgaacttaaaccctaaacaatgtactgcaagggagtacttcagattcgagagatcaatctgtacaaatccggcctaaaccgtttcagacttgcttcagtcacaaagtgaaggagaagggttcgttttggggagggaagcgaagaaagtgttgagaccagaatagttgattctggaagagtagttgttttctatgacttgtatcagaaagtgggaagctaacagatggaaagctagcaaatattttctgagtgtcgTATGCTCCTAACCTGAAcctgtcgttcggtggaaataggtaatgcttatttatacaagtcgaagtgaaacgtactctggtctcattaagaaatggaaaacgggtgagtaaatgaaggaggtggtaaccggtaacgcctggaattgatgttccataaaagaaagcgtttcaccattactccctgtatttactaaccgcctcatccttatgatactctcttataacgggcgtagtgtacaccgcacgctgtaaaccgccaaaccaatacccaaagagcatcccccagtttgtgacatgtgttgatgtctcgagtgttttcatggaaaaacatgtagcatgttgttgttatcTGGAAAGTCgagattgggagacttgctggatcggtgacctttgacggtcaagattttgcatcttaagaggaaaggtagccgttgatcattgcaacccttcgtttggtagccagtggcatgaaagcatgctcggtatggctttcatatggcctggtttaggggcggccaaaagttagggttttggctttgtttaggcgcgaccaaactagtgccaaaagtttccatgcgttaactggtaaccttggatggctaagatctgcatcttagatgaaaagctggtcgttgatcgttgcgggccttcgttttggcatccgcatagggaaggccggtatggcgtggcgcggtaaggtggttggcatgccattggcacatgttgcatggcatgccttggcgcggtttggcgtggccaaaactatgattttgggccaaaggttaccatgcgttgtctggcgaccttggacgactaggatttgcatctaggattgaagggtggtcgttgatcgtcgcacgccttcgttttggtagccacatagggaaggccagcatggtatgtcgcggcaaggtggttggcatgccattggcacatgtagcatggcatgccttggcgcggtttggcgtggccaaaactagggttttgggccaaaggttaccatgtgttgtctggcgaccttggacggctaggatatgCATCTAGTattgaagggtgtccgttgatcgtcgcacgccttcattttggtagccgcatagggaagtccggcatggtatggtgcggcaaggtggttggcatgccattggaacatgtggcatggcatgccttggcgcggtttggcgtggccaaaactagggttttgggctagAGGTTACCATGTGTagtctggcgaccttggaaggctaggatttgcatctaggattgaagggtggtcgttgatcgtcgcacgccttcgttttagtagccgcatagggaagactGGCATGGTTGGTCCAAGGCAAATGACgctgacggcttggcatagtaggGAAAAGTGtttggatggcttggcatggtggggccaaggaagaatggtgGGAACGGCTTGGCATACTGCGGcaaaggcagaatggtgcggacggcttggcatagtggggccaaggaagaatggtgcggggggcttggcatagtggggccaaggcagaatggtgtggacggcttggcatagtggggccaaggcaaggcgcggttggcttggcatggtgtggccaagggtttggcatgccattggcgcatggtgcggttagaacggctagggccaagggtttggcatgccattggcgcatggtacgACCAACATggatagggccaagggtttggcaagccattggcgcatggtgtggccagcatggctagggccaagggtttggcatgccattggcgcatgatgcgtccagcatggctagggtcaagggtttggcatgccattggcgcatggtgaggccagcatggctagggccaagggtttggcatgccattggcgcatggtgaggccagcatggatggcatgccttggcacggtaaacgtggctgacatggttttccattggcacagtggtgcggctggcatggttggcatgctttggcgcggtagcatgacaactagggtttggcatggatgatgttagacaatgttaagggttttgccgtggaacatgacccatgtaaaaaaatgtacctcggtaattcttacataggcatgttgattgattcaataaatgtgctaatggtcatagtgacgtcatatcagatgtatagttttacgattttaaccctaagctaaaaaccatcatcatcattaagtcccctgcttagctcggaacatgaacattgttgcgaggtaagcataagatggtgacgggcaaggatAAAAATCGAAATGAAAAGTCGtgcaaagatggtcaggaaggtccgactaacctttttcgagaggtaaggaaagtccatgatcctcgtgtttggcggccttgcgtagattctattcgtggtatagactgtgaagtggtgagatgaagatcgccagcttagtctggctatgcatcaccttggatggtctagggaacatcatgacgctggcttggtgaGTTGCTGGTGTTCGCGCGACAAGTCATGGcgcggcacggtggtgcaaggcatgacgcggtttggTGAGGTAAAGCAtccgcggacggcttggcgtggtgggtccaaggcaatggcgcgttcctggcgaggcaagcatggcggatggcttggcatgtggtggggccaaggcaatggcgcggacggtcttgacatggtgatttgtcttcgcgggcccagtttcctcttttccttacttgacttaaataggaagtcctttccttattcaaactcccaagtatcacgctTACAAAAGGAGggtcggcctctccttttatttcacacctatatttttcttattctggccatgtggtaacagtaaagcgggcgagcgaatcccaggtatgtcttccaacacttcctctttaacttgtttttcttttttctttttgtattagtgcaaaccctagatgtaggcgtaccttttcattaacttgtagaaatattgtccTTATgcattggtatgaatcctagccgtaggtatgctttgcacgaacttgtggTAACATTTAagtaccgtagtgatgttggccgcctaAATTACAAtgaaaagtaggcatgcatgagatggtaattgtcattcccttcccgtgaaaacctagattctagggtttactccttttttcCTGGTGTGACGGTGTGTATGTTTCCCGCTGTAGGGTacggccttggcatgaggtggtgatgcagggtctgtcagtccccatttctttgcctatgcgcattgtgactttgaaacaaattggcttgcatccaggatggatctcctgtgtctgataaaataatttccacgcactttccgtaataatttctcttcgtattgttccattgtagttattccgaaggtggaagtagcgtgagagaattttcattaggatgtcatttgagaaatgttctgccgtaccgaaagatgttggaaattccaagccaaacaaagatgatgagttctttacgatatccgccacgattaggaaaaatcatcccaagtatgtgtcgattcttctgactggtccggaaagtgaaggagacgcccggtcggttcggcaaggaggtgtaataaggttttgt
Coding sequences within:
- the LOC113274580 gene encoding pectin acetylesterase 9-like; translated protein: MNTTSYGFVYISLLLLLTFTPLRIHASETKDDLVELTLVQNATTLGAVCLDGSPPGYHLDRGYGSGANNWLLVFEGGGWCHTTAECVKRAKEKRGSSTHMEKWKHFYGIMSKNASLNPDFYNWNRIKIRYCDGGSFSGDSMYQNETVKLYFRGQRIWKAIIDDLLPKGLNVTEKALLSGCSAGGLATFLHCDNFTSYLPKTATVKCMSDAGVFLDIKDISLNYTARHYFEKVVALQGAQQFLNENCTSSLHDYPYQCFFPQYALPYVKAPYFILNSAYDTYQIGHHLVPPSTDPSKDWEQCKNKTKTCDEDQLKTLQGFRYEMINALSDFNDFSETGGMFINSCFAHCQAESDGTWFAPDSPRIHDKTIAESVGDWYFERTPSKLLDKPYPLGSRCRNITD